A window of the Anticarsia gemmatalis isolate Benzon Research Colony breed Stoneville strain chromosome W, ilAntGemm2 primary, whole genome shotgun sequence genome harbors these coding sequences:
- the LOC142985943 gene encoding uncharacterized protein LOC142985943, producing MIWSYTAWLNSHPSRWKTFVANRTSEILNVTDSSQWFHVSSANNPADCASRGLLPNLLVQNQIWFSGPSFLGNTEIVYSRPKDLICNLEQSIKTHVATIPVSIIDRFSSLTKLLRVVSYCRRFSPNFGGLWESGVKSTKFHLKRVIGESTLTYEELSTLLTQVEACLNSRPISIISSTDSSEPLPLTPGHFLIGEPLINVPDVNYEGTSVGCLTRWQFVQRMLQSFWRRWSNEYLSNLMNRYKWSVQVPEPNVDDIVLLKEDDLPPCRWSLGRVIQKHPGQDNITRVVTLRTKSSTLKRPTSKLCILPIAQD from the exons ATGATTTGGAGTTACACGG CCTGGTTAAACAGCCATCCCAGCAGATGGAAGACTTTTGTTGCCAATCGCACCtctgaaatattaaatgtaacaGATTCATCTCAATGGTTTCATGTTTCAAGTGCAAATAACCCTGCAGACTGCGCCTCACGAGGATTACTACCAAACTTATTAGTGCAAAATCAAATATGGTTTTCAGGTCCATCTTTTTTAGGGAATACAGAAATTGTATATAGTAGACCAAAAGATTTGATCTGTAACTTAGAACAGTCTATAAAAACACACGTAGCTACAATACCGGTATCAATTATTGATAGGTTTTCATCTCTAACGAAACTATTGAGAGTAGTATCTTACTGTCgtcgttttt CACCAAATTTTGGTGGTTTATGGGAGTCAGGGGTGAAATCAACAAAATTTCATCTCAAGCGAGTAATTGGTGAGTCGACTCTTACGTATGAGGAACTGAGCACATTGTTGACACAAGTAGAGGCATGCTTAAATTCGAGACCAATAAGTATTATTAGTTCAACTGATTCTAGTGAGCCATTGCCACTAACACCAGGACATTTTTTGATTGGCGAGCCACTTATAAACGTACCTGACGTCAATTATGAAGGTACCAGTGTAGGTTGTTTAACACGTTGGCAATTCGTTCAACGAATGTTACAATCATTTTGGCGTCGATGGTCGAATGAATACTTGTCAAACCTCATGAATCGGTACAAGTGGTCTGTACAAGTACCAGAACCTAATGTTGATGATATTGTACTCCTTAAAGAAGATGACCTGCCACCATGCCGATGGTCATTAGGTCGAGTCATACAAAAGCATCCGGGTCAGGATAATATAACCCGTGTAGTCACACTACGTACCAAATCATCGACTTTGAAAAGGCCCACATCTAAACTTTGTATTTTACCAATTGCACAagactga